Proteins from a single region of Streptomyces spinoverrucosus:
- a CDS encoding TIGR03086 family metal-binding protein codes for MTTTPGTDPRPLYTRATAQAAELIRTVRPEQLTAPTPCTEWDVRRLLSHIVGATRRISVVGEGGEGMAVPLFADDITDGAWAQAYDEVRARAVKAWESDARMAASVRVPWGEITGQAALSAYVVEIVVHTWDLSEALGHPLALDPELAEFALPVAREAVPAGPREDRPFGPEVPSPEGADIYGQLAGWLGRRPL; via the coding sequence ATGACGACCACCCCGGGCACCGACCCCCGCCCCCTCTACACCCGCGCCACCGCGCAGGCCGCCGAACTCATCCGCACGGTACGGCCCGAGCAGCTGACCGCCCCGACGCCGTGCACCGAGTGGGACGTACGCCGGCTGCTCAGCCACATCGTCGGCGCCACCCGGCGGATCTCGGTCGTCGGGGAGGGCGGCGAGGGAATGGCCGTCCCGCTGTTCGCCGACGACATCACCGACGGGGCATGGGCGCAGGCGTACGACGAGGTCAGGGCGCGGGCGGTGAAGGCCTGGGAGAGCGACGCCCGGATGGCGGCGTCGGTGCGTGTGCCGTGGGGCGAGATCACCGGGCAGGCCGCGCTGTCGGCGTACGTCGTGGAGATCGTGGTGCATACCTGGGACCTCTCCGAGGCTCTCGGCCACCCGCTGGCGCTCGACCCGGAGTTGGCCGAATTCGCCCTGCCGGTCGCGCGTGAGGCCGTCCCCGCCGGGCCGCGCGAGGACCGGCCCTTCGGCCCGGAGGTGCCGTCCCCCGAAGGCGCCGACATTTATGGGCAGTTGGCGGGGTGGCTCGGCCGACGGCCCCTTTGA
- a CDS encoding thioesterase family protein — protein sequence MAQASQATIGNSEFDRDTAVTRRSEGVYDIDLSAGWTIISAVNGGYLLAVLGRALADALPHPDPFTISAHYLTASQPGPAVVRTDVVRTGRTLSTGQASLFQYDDQGREIERIRVLASYGDLDSLPDDVRTTARPPAIPPMDQCFGPEDGPAPVDGSSAITERLMLKLDPSTLGWALGSPSGKGEMRAWFGLKDGRDADPFSLLLAVDALPPTAFELGISGWVPTVELTVHVRCRPAPGPLRVAIATRNLAGGFLEEDAEVWDSADRLVAQSRQLARVRLA from the coding sequence ATGGCTCAGGCATCCCAGGCGACCATCGGCAACAGCGAGTTCGACCGCGACACCGCCGTCACCCGGCGCTCCGAGGGCGTCTACGACATCGACCTCTCCGCGGGCTGGACCATCATCAGCGCCGTCAACGGCGGTTATCTCCTCGCCGTCCTGGGCCGCGCCCTCGCCGACGCCCTGCCGCACCCCGACCCGTTCACGATCTCCGCGCACTACCTGACCGCGTCCCAGCCGGGCCCCGCGGTCGTCCGCACCGACGTCGTCCGCACCGGCCGCACCCTCTCCACCGGCCAGGCCTCGCTCTTCCAGTACGACGACCAGGGCCGCGAGATCGAACGGATCCGCGTCCTCGCCTCCTACGGCGACCTCGACTCCCTCCCCGACGACGTCCGTACGACCGCGCGGCCGCCCGCGATACCGCCGATGGACCAGTGCTTCGGCCCCGAGGACGGACCCGCCCCCGTCGACGGCAGCTCGGCGATCACCGAACGGCTGATGCTCAAGCTCGACCCGTCCACCCTGGGCTGGGCGCTGGGCTCGCCGTCCGGCAAGGGTGAGATGCGAGCGTGGTTCGGCCTCAAGGACGGCCGCGACGCCGACCCCTTCTCACTCCTGCTCGCCGTGGACGCCCTGCCGCCCACCGCCTTCGAACTCGGCATCTCCGGCTGGGTGCCGACGGTCGAGCTGACCGTGCACGTCCGCTGCCGCCCGGCGCCGGGGCCGCTCCGCGTCGCCATCGCCACGCGCAATCTGGCGGGCGGGTTCCTGGAGGAGGACGCGGAGGTGTGGGACAGCGCGGACCGGCTCGTGGCGCAGTCGCGGCAGTTGGCTCGGGTGCGGCTCGCGTAG
- a CDS encoding trimeric intracellular cation channel family protein, whose amino-acid sequence MLQQLFTPSVQHTLDLVGIFVFAISGALLAVRKNFDVFGIAVLAEATALGGGLFRDLVIGAVPPAAFTDLGYFLTPLLAALLVFFLHPHVERIQAGVNVFDAAGLGLFCVAGTTKAYEYGLGLHASAALGLATAVGGGVLRDVLANEVPSLLRWDRDLYAVPAIVGAVMVAVCIRYDALTSLTSTLAAATAFVLRLLAMRFHWRAPRAWNRRSTVREEEPPRRPATKATA is encoded by the coding sequence GTGCTCCAGCAACTGTTCACCCCGTCCGTCCAGCACACCCTCGATCTGGTCGGCATCTTCGTCTTCGCGATCTCCGGCGCGCTGCTGGCCGTCCGCAAGAACTTCGACGTCTTCGGCATCGCGGTGCTCGCCGAGGCCACCGCGCTGGGCGGCGGGCTGTTCCGCGACCTGGTCATCGGCGCCGTACCGCCGGCCGCGTTCACGGACCTGGGGTACTTCCTCACCCCGCTGCTCGCCGCGCTCCTGGTCTTCTTCCTCCACCCGCACGTCGAGCGCATCCAGGCCGGCGTGAACGTCTTCGACGCGGCCGGCCTCGGCCTGTTCTGCGTCGCGGGCACCACGAAGGCGTACGAGTACGGACTCGGCCTGCACGCCTCGGCGGCCCTCGGCCTCGCCACCGCCGTCGGCGGCGGCGTTCTGCGGGACGTGCTCGCCAACGAGGTGCCCTCGCTGCTGCGCTGGGACCGCGATCTGTACGCCGTCCCCGCGATCGTCGGCGCCGTGATGGTCGCCGTGTGCATCCGCTACGACGCCCTCACCTCGCTGACCAGCACACTCGCCGCCGCCACCGCCTTTGTGCTGCGGCTGCTGGCGATGCGCTTCCACTGGCGGGCACCGCGGGCCTGGAACCGCCGCTCGACGGTCCGTGAGGAGGAGCCGCCCCGCCGGCCCGCGACAAAAGCTACCGCTTAG
- a CDS encoding ABC transporter ATP-binding protein — MTELSKTGAAVGEPTSGAAPTAFLEVRDLKVHFPTDDGLVKSVDGLSFQLEKGKTLGIVGESGSGKSVTSLGIMGLHTAGQYGKRKAQISGEIWLNGTELLSAPADQVRKLRGREMAMIFQDPLSALHPYYTIGQQIVEAYRIHHDVDKKTARRRAVEMLDRVGIPQPDKRVDNYPHEFSGGMRQRAMIAMSLVNNPELLIADEPTTALDVTVQAQILDLIRDLQKEFGSAVIIITHDLGVVAELADDLLVMYGGRCVERGPAEKVFYEPRHPYTWGLLGSMPRLDREQQERLVPVKGSPPSLINLPSGCAFNPRCPYADIPKDDVTRTVRPELTEVGGRHWAACHMSQEQRERIWTEEIAPKL, encoded by the coding sequence ATGACCGAACTCAGCAAAACCGGCGCGGCCGTGGGCGAGCCCACCAGCGGCGCCGCCCCCACCGCCTTCCTCGAAGTACGCGACCTGAAGGTGCACTTCCCGACCGACGACGGCCTGGTCAAGTCCGTCGACGGGCTCAGCTTCCAGCTGGAGAAGGGCAAGACCCTCGGCATCGTGGGCGAGTCGGGCTCCGGCAAGTCGGTGACCTCGCTCGGCATCATGGGCCTGCACACCGCCGGCCAGTACGGCAAGCGCAAGGCGCAGATCTCCGGCGAGATCTGGCTGAACGGCACCGAGCTGCTGTCCGCCCCCGCCGACCAGGTCCGCAAGCTGCGCGGCCGCGAGATGGCGATGATCTTCCAGGATCCGCTGTCCGCGCTGCACCCGTACTACACGATCGGCCAGCAGATCGTGGAGGCGTACCGCATCCACCACGACGTCGACAAGAAGACCGCCAGGCGGCGGGCCGTGGAGATGCTCGACCGGGTCGGCATCCCGCAGCCCGACAAGCGCGTCGACAACTATCCGCACGAGTTCTCCGGCGGTATGCGCCAGCGCGCGATGATCGCGATGTCGCTGGTCAACAACCCCGAACTGCTCATCGCGGACGAGCCGACCACCGCCCTCGACGTGACCGTCCAGGCGCAGATCCTCGACCTGATCCGGGATCTGCAGAAGGAGTTCGGCTCCGCGGTCATCATCATCACCCACGACCTTGGTGTCGTCGCCGAGCTGGCCGACGACCTTCTGGTGATGTACGGCGGCCGGTGCGTGGAGCGCGGCCCGGCCGAGAAGGTGTTCTACGAGCCCCGCCACCCCTACACCTGGGGCCTGCTCGGCTCGATGCCGCGGCTGGACCGCGAGCAGCAGGAGCGCCTCGTCCCGGTCAAGGGCTCCCCGCCCTCCCTCATCAACCTCCCGTCCGGCTGCGCCTTCAACCCGCGCTGCCCGTACGCGGACATCCCGAAGGACGACGTCACCCGCACGGTGCGCCCCGAGCTGACCGAGGTCGGCGGCCGGCACTGGGCCGCCTGCCACATGTCGCAGGAGCAGCGGGAGCGTATCTGGACCGAAGAGATTGCGCCGAAGCTGTGA
- a CDS encoding ABC transporter permease: MLTYLIRRLFAAAVMLVVIMVVVFSIFFLIPKWVGVDIATSFVGKQADPAAVEAVRTKLSLGEPIYVQVWEFFKGIFAGRTYAAGGDVTHCAAPCFGYSFRSEQAIWPVLTDRFPVTLALALGAALLWLVFGVAAGVLSALKRGTLWDRGAMVVALAGVSLPIYFTGLLSLAIFSYGLGWIDGQYVPLEESFSGWLGGMILPWITLAFLYAAMYARITRATMLEILGEDYIRTARAKGLREQTVIGKHAMRSTMTPILTMLGMDLGALIGGAILTETTFSLPGLGQAVLNAIKTQDLPIILGVTLITSLAVLLANLVVDILYAVIDPRVRLA, from the coding sequence GTGCTCACTTACCTCATCAGGCGGCTGTTCGCCGCCGCAGTGATGCTCGTGGTCATCATGGTGGTGGTCTTCAGCATCTTCTTCCTCATCCCCAAGTGGGTGGGCGTCGACATCGCCACGAGCTTCGTGGGCAAGCAGGCCGACCCGGCTGCGGTCGAGGCCGTGCGGACCAAGCTGAGTCTCGGCGAGCCGATCTACGTCCAGGTGTGGGAGTTCTTCAAGGGCATCTTCGCGGGCCGCACCTACGCGGCGGGCGGTGACGTCACCCACTGCGCGGCGCCGTGCTTCGGCTACTCGTTCCGCAGTGAGCAGGCCATCTGGCCGGTGCTGACCGACCGCTTCCCGGTGACCCTGGCGCTGGCACTCGGCGCCGCGCTGCTGTGGCTGGTCTTCGGTGTCGCCGCCGGTGTGCTCTCCGCCCTGAAGCGGGGCACCCTGTGGGACCGCGGCGCGATGGTCGTCGCCCTGGCGGGCGTCTCCCTGCCGATCTACTTCACCGGTCTGCTGAGCCTGGCGATCTTCTCCTACGGCCTCGGCTGGATCGACGGCCAGTACGTGCCGCTGGAGGAGAGCTTCTCCGGCTGGCTGGGCGGCATGATCCTGCCGTGGATCACGCTGGCGTTCCTCTACGCCGCGATGTACGCCCGGATCACCCGCGCCACCATGCTGGAGATCCTCGGCGAGGACTACATCCGCACCGCCCGCGCCAAGGGCCTGCGCGAGCAGACCGTCATCGGCAAGCACGCCATGCGCTCGACGATGACGCCGATCCTCACCATGCTCGGCATGGACCTCGGCGCCCTCATCGGCGGCGCGATCCTCACCGAGACCACGTTCAGCCTGCCCGGCCTCGGCCAGGCCGTGCTCAACGCCATCAAGACGCAGGACCTGCCCATCATCCTGGGCGTCACCCTGATCACCTCCCTCGCGGTGCTCCTGGCCAACCTCGTGGTGGACATCCTGTACGCCGTGATCGACCCCCGAGTGAGGCTCGCATGA
- a CDS encoding ABC transporter substrate-binding protein — protein sequence MTTQRTSGRRKQAMAAAAVVAALLTTAACGGGGNGDGGSKTGAAGFDAANNKVAQADLAKKGGTLKFAGAQDADSWDTTRGYYGFMWNFARYYSRQLVTNKAEPGKAGAELTPDLATGLAEVSDDGKTYTYTLRDDVTWEDGKPITSKDVKYGIERVWAQDVLAGGPVYLKDVLDPKGEYKGPYKDTSKDKLGLKAIETPDDKTIVFKLPKANSDFEEMLALISASPVRQDKDTKSKYGLRPFSSGPYKFESYEPGKSLKLVRNENWKQSSDPVRKAYPDAITINFFTNANDMDQRLINGDYHLDINQTGMSPQGRTTALKQHKENLDNPVSGYIRYAVFPQSVKPFDNEHCRKAVIYGADHVSLQTARGGPIAGGDIGTNMLPPSVPGAEGQKYDPFEIAGANKGGNAAKAKEELKACGKPNGFKTTIAVRNNKPVEVATAESLQASLKKVGIQAEIDQYDGSQTSGIIGSPSNVVKKGYGIIIMGWGPDFPTVQGYGLPLWDSSYILESGNNNYALIKDKAIDGLFDDYVNTLDDAEKTKIATEINHKVMEGGYYLPFVFEKFINWRSSDLANVYTSDGYSGMYDFVNLGLKASK from the coding sequence GTGACTACCCAACGCACCTCAGGGCGGCGCAAGCAGGCCATGGCCGCTGCCGCAGTGGTCGCCGCGCTGCTGACCACGGCGGCGTGCGGCGGCGGCGGCAACGGTGACGGCGGTTCGAAGACCGGCGCGGCCGGTTTCGACGCCGCCAACAACAAGGTCGCCCAGGCCGACCTGGCCAAGAAGGGCGGCACGCTGAAGTTCGCGGGTGCCCAGGACGCCGACTCGTGGGACACCACGCGCGGTTACTACGGCTTCATGTGGAACTTCGCCCGTTACTACAGCCGTCAGCTCGTCACGAACAAGGCCGAGCCGGGCAAGGCGGGCGCCGAGCTCACCCCGGACCTCGCCACCGGGCTCGCCGAGGTCTCCGACGACGGCAAGACCTACACGTACACCCTGCGCGACGACGTGACCTGGGAGGACGGCAAGCCGATCACCTCCAAGGACGTCAAGTACGGCATCGAGCGCGTCTGGGCGCAGGACGTGCTGGCCGGCGGTCCGGTGTACCTGAAGGACGTGCTCGACCCGAAGGGCGAGTACAAGGGCCCGTACAAGGACACCTCCAAGGACAAGCTGGGTCTGAAGGCGATCGAGACGCCGGACGACAAGACCATCGTCTTCAAGCTGCCGAAGGCCAACTCGGACTTCGAGGAGATGCTGGCCCTGATCTCGGCCTCGCCGGTCCGCCAGGACAAGGACACCAAGTCCAAGTACGGTCTGCGGCCGTTCTCGTCCGGCCCGTACAAGTTCGAGTCGTACGAGCCCGGCAAGTCGCTGAAGCTGGTCCGCAACGAGAACTGGAAGCAGTCCTCGGACCCGGTCCGCAAGGCCTACCCGGACGCGATCACGATCAACTTCTTCACCAACGCCAATGACATGGACCAGCGCCTGATCAACGGCGACTACCACCTGGACATCAACCAGACCGGCATGTCCCCGCAGGGCCGCACGACCGCCCTGAAGCAGCACAAGGAGAACCTGGACAACCCGGTCTCCGGCTACATCCGTTACGCGGTCTTCCCGCAGAGCGTGAAGCCGTTCGACAACGAGCACTGCCGCAAGGCCGTGATCTACGGCGCCGACCACGTCTCGCTGCAGACCGCGCGCGGCGGCCCCATCGCCGGCGGTGACATCGGCACCAACATGCTGCCGCCGTCCGTCCCGGGTGCCGAGGGCCAGAAGTACGACCCGTTCGAGATCGCCGGCGCCAACAAGGGGGGCAACGCCGCCAAGGCCAAGGAAGAGCTGAAGGCCTGCGGCAAGCCCAACGGCTTCAAGACCACCATCGCGGTCCGCAACAACAAGCCGGTCGAGGTGGCCACCGCCGAATCCCTGCAGGCCTCGCTGAAGAAGGTCGGCATCCAGGCCGAGATCGACCAGTACGACGGCTCGCAGACCAGCGGCATCATCGGCAGCCCCTCCAACGTGGTGAAGAAGGGCTACGGCATCATCATCATGGGCTGGGGCCCGGACTTCCCGACCGTTCAGGGCTACGGTCTGCCGCTGTGGGACAGCAGCTACATCCTTGAGAGCGGCAACAACAACTACGCCCTGATCAAGGACAAGGCGATCGACGGCCTCTTCGACGACTACGTCAACACGCTGGACGACGCCGAGAAGACCAAGATCGCCACGGAGATCAACCACAAGGTCATGGAGGGCGGCTACTACCTGCCCTTCGTCTTCGAGAAGTTCATCAACTGGCGCTCGAGCGACCTGGCGAACGTTTACACGTCCGACGGCTACAGCGGCATGTACGACTTCGTCAACCTCGGCCTGAAAGCCTCGAAGTAA
- a CDS encoding ABC transporter permease yields the protein MTAPLHDPTVEAAPSAAEEAALVSGDAKAVQGRSLGRIAWERLKRDKLALAGGVVVLLLTLVAVLAPVITGLVGQDPEAHHEDLIDPLFGTPIGSLGGISGEHLLGVEPVSGRDIFARIVYGAQISLLVGFLSALVAVVLGTVLGILAGFFGGWVDSVISRVMDGLLAFPQLLFIIALVSVMPSNMLGLTGTGVRLFVMILVIGFFGWPYIGRVVRGQTLSLREREYVEAARSLGAGRIYILFKELLPNLVAPIIVYTTMMIPTNILTEAALSFLGVGVKPPTASWGQMLSSAIDYYDSDPMYMVIPGVAIFITVLAFNLFGDGVRDALDPKGSR from the coding sequence ATGACGGCACCATTGCATGACCCGACCGTGGAAGCGGCCCCGAGTGCGGCCGAGGAAGCGGCGCTGGTCAGCGGCGACGCAAAGGCCGTACAGGGACGGTCACTTGGTCGTATCGCCTGGGAGCGACTCAAACGCGACAAACTCGCCCTCGCGGGCGGCGTCGTGGTGCTCCTGCTCACCCTGGTCGCCGTGCTCGCGCCCGTGATCACAGGTCTGGTCGGACAGGACCCGGAAGCCCACCACGAGGATCTGATCGACCCGCTGTTCGGCACGCCGATCGGCTCGCTCGGTGGCATCAGCGGCGAGCACCTGCTCGGCGTCGAACCGGTCAGCGGCCGTGACATCTTCGCCCGTATCGTCTACGGCGCCCAGATCTCGCTGCTCGTGGGCTTCCTGTCCGCCCTGGTCGCCGTGGTCCTCGGCACCGTGCTGGGCATCCTCGCCGGCTTCTTCGGCGGCTGGGTCGACTCCGTCATCAGCCGGGTGATGGACGGTCTACTGGCCTTCCCGCAGCTGCTGTTCATCATCGCGCTGGTCTCCGTCATGCCGAGCAACATGCTGGGGCTGACCGGCACGGGCGTGCGGCTGTTCGTGATGATCCTCGTCATCGGCTTCTTCGGCTGGCCCTACATCGGACGCGTGGTGCGCGGCCAGACGCTCTCGCTGCGTGAGCGCGAGTACGTCGAGGCGGCCCGGTCGCTGGGCGCCGGGCGGATCTACATCCTCTTCAAGGAACTGCTGCCCAACCTGGTCGCGCCGATCATCGTCTACACGACGATGATGATCCCGACCAACATCCTCACCGAGGCCGCACTCAGCTTCCTCGGTGTGGGCGTCAAGCCGCCCACGGCCTCCTGGGGCCAGATGCTCTCGAGCGCGATCGACTACTACGACTCGGACCCCATGTACATGGTGATCCCGGGCGTGGCGATCTTCATCACCGTACTTGCGTTCAATCTCTTCGGCGACGGCGTGCGCGACGCGCTGGACCCGAAGGGCTCCCGCTGA
- a CDS encoding enhanced serine sensitivity protein SseB C-terminal domain-containing protein, with protein sequence MSASGTGTAAAGQVEHMLRQVTPGRYDAYEALLRALATPSSGQIWMLLWHGQAGSPDAQYGNMEVDGHAYAPCVTSAQELSASGWNRSYEVVDGVDVARTLYPDHYGLWLNPHAPGGGVGIPWLDLRRIATGLDRQPAGPLRLSEPGIQIPQFYALLSQNAHRTPAVRSLRRAWVQPTLGAPYLAIGLDVYDTSPPAVDSVRAMMQQSIGAVPDGLPVSTVAMSDEYDPIAMWLRANARPFYDREAHAAPAQAPAAGGYGYPRPY encoded by the coding sequence GTGAGCGCGAGCGGCACGGGCACCGCCGCGGCCGGCCAGGTCGAGCACATGCTGCGCCAGGTGACGCCGGGGCGCTACGACGCCTACGAGGCACTCCTGCGCGCCCTCGCGACCCCCAGCTCCGGCCAGATCTGGATGCTGCTCTGGCACGGCCAGGCCGGCAGCCCCGACGCCCAGTACGGGAACATGGAGGTCGACGGCCACGCCTACGCCCCCTGCGTCACCTCCGCCCAGGAGCTCTCCGCCAGCGGCTGGAACCGCAGTTACGAGGTCGTCGACGGAGTCGACGTCGCCCGCACCCTCTACCCCGACCACTACGGCCTCTGGCTGAACCCGCACGCCCCCGGCGGCGGCGTCGGCATCCCCTGGCTGGACCTGCGCCGCATCGCCACCGGCCTCGATCGCCAGCCCGCCGGTCCCCTGCGGCTGTCCGAACCCGGCATCCAGATCCCGCAGTTCTACGCCCTGCTGTCGCAGAACGCCCACCGCACCCCGGCCGTCCGCTCACTGCGCCGAGCCTGGGTCCAGCCCACGCTCGGGGCGCCGTATCTCGCCATCGGTCTCGATGTGTACGACACCTCGCCGCCCGCCGTGGACTCGGTGCGCGCGATGATGCAGCAGTCGATCGGCGCGGTCCCGGACGGACTTCCGGTGTCGACCGTCGCGATGTCCGACGAGTACGACCCAATCGCGATGTGGCTGCGCGCCAACGCCCGCCCCTTCTACGACCGCGAGGCCCACGCCGCCCCCGCCCAGGCGCCGGCCGCCGGGGGGTACGGCTACCCGCGCCCGTACTGA
- a CDS encoding enhanced serine sensitivity protein SseB encodes MDFPGDFPAQAHPHPHGGWPGNELEEVLSASLGVPSAGGRIVEVLGRSFVWVPLPGGGGPHSGPLDLPGMEIDGQAYVPVFTSEEQFRRVVGPHMSYTIAPAVEFARGLPPQAGIALNPGGVVGIPLPPAAVAELGRAGRTPLDGTASGGRARLFEPDWQDDPVDFLTAAATEFEAIGVVTTARRCLAAIETADPVMFVGVELSQWEGDLRAAPLDALGRVLGKVPVKWPVNLVLMDVAQDPVVTWMRERVRPFYQRGL; translated from the coding sequence ATGGATTTCCCGGGGGACTTTCCGGCGCAGGCGCACCCCCATCCGCACGGCGGATGGCCCGGCAACGAGCTGGAGGAGGTGCTGTCGGCCTCCCTCGGCGTCCCGTCGGCCGGCGGCCGCATCGTCGAGGTGCTCGGCCGCAGCTTCGTGTGGGTGCCGCTGCCGGGCGGCGGCGGCCCGCACAGCGGCCCCCTCGACCTGCCCGGCATGGAGATCGACGGCCAGGCCTACGTCCCGGTCTTCACCTCCGAGGAACAGTTCCGCCGGGTCGTCGGCCCCCACATGTCGTACACCATCGCCCCCGCCGTCGAGTTCGCCCGTGGCCTGCCCCCGCAGGCGGGCATCGCGCTGAACCCCGGCGGCGTGGTCGGCATCCCGCTCCCGCCGGCGGCGGTCGCCGAACTCGGCCGCGCCGGCCGCACCCCCCTCGACGGCACCGCGAGCGGCGGCCGGGCCCGCCTGTTCGAACCCGACTGGCAGGACGACCCGGTCGACTTCCTCACGGCGGCGGCCACGGAGTTCGAGGCGATCGGCGTGGTCACCACGGCCCGCCGCTGCCTGGCGGCGATCGAGACGGCGGACCCGGTGATGTTCGTGGGCGTCGAACTCTCCCAGTGGGAGGGCGACCTGCGCGCCGCCCCCCTCGACGCCCTCGGCCGCGTCCTGGGCAAGGTCCCGGTGAAGTGGCCGGTCAACCTGGTGCTGATGGACGTGGCACAGGACCCGGTGGTCACCTGGATGCGGGAGCGGGTACGCCCCTTCTACCAGCGGGGCTTGTAG
- a CDS encoding AAA family ATPase gives MNRTTAYATTTGLALPKQPTAPARDACAPLPFPVVRDLRDRAGRSPHALLFGPHDLVVITGLPGSGKSTLMRRAVRARRIDSQDTRDRWDRRTPSRLPYAVYRPLVRLAHYAGLRRALRTGEGVVVHDCGTQAWVRAWLAHEARRRGGTLHLLMLDVTPEQALAGQRERGRGVSRYAFLRHRRAASRLLRRVERGDLPRGCGAAILLDRAAADALRRIGFTG, from the coding sequence GTGAACAGGACCACGGCCTACGCGACCACCACGGGCCTCGCGCTGCCCAAGCAGCCGACCGCCCCGGCCCGGGACGCGTGCGCCCCGCTGCCGTTCCCCGTGGTCCGCGACCTGCGCGACCGTGCGGGCCGCAGCCCGCACGCCCTGCTCTTCGGCCCGCACGACCTCGTCGTGATCACCGGCCTGCCCGGCAGCGGCAAGTCCACCCTCATGCGGCGCGCGGTCCGCGCCAGGCGCATCGACTCCCAGGACACCCGCGACCGCTGGGACCGCCGTACGCCGAGCCGGCTGCCGTACGCGGTGTACCGCCCCTTGGTCCGCCTCGCGCACTACGCCGGACTGCGCCGCGCCCTGCGCACCGGCGAGGGCGTCGTCGTCCACGACTGCGGTACGCAGGCCTGGGTGCGCGCCTGGCTGGCCCACGAGGCCCGCCGCCGCGGCGGCACGCTCCACCTGCTGATGCTCGACGTCACCCCCGAGCAGGCCCTGGCCGGCCAGCGCGAGCGCGGCCGCGGCGTCTCGCGGTACGCGTTCCTGCGCCACCGCCGCGCCGCCTCCCGCCTGCTGCGCCGCGTCGAGCGGGGCGACCTGCCCCGTGGCTGCGGCGCCGCGATCCTGCTCGACCGCGCGGCGGCGGACGCCCTGCGCAGAATCGGCTTCACGGGCTGA
- the gcvT gene encoding glycine cleavage system aminomethyltransferase GcvT — MSSTALRRTALDALHRSLGATMTDFAGWDMPLRYGSERDEHLAVRTKAGLFDLSHMGEITVTGPQAAALLDYALVGNIGGVKVGRARYTMICRADGGILDDLIVYRLGETEYMVVANASNAQVVLDALTERADGFDAAVRDDRDAYALLAVQGPESPGILKQLTDADLDGLKYYAGLPGTVAGVPALIARTGYTGEDGFELFVKPEHAVALWEALTEAGAGVGLVPCGLSCRDTLRLEAGMPLYGNELSTSLTPFDAGLGRVVKFEKEGDFVGREALREAASRAQENPPRVLVGLVAEGRRVPRAGYAVVAGGEVIGEVTSGAPSPTLGKPIAMAYVDAAHAAPGTPGVGVDIRGTHEPYEVVALPFYKRQK; from the coding sequence ATGAGCAGTACCGCACTCCGTCGTACCGCGCTCGATGCCCTGCATCGCTCGCTGGGCGCGACCATGACCGACTTCGCCGGCTGGGACATGCCCCTGCGCTACGGCTCCGAGCGCGACGAGCACCTCGCGGTGCGCACGAAGGCCGGGCTGTTCGACCTGTCGCACATGGGCGAGATCACCGTCACCGGCCCCCAGGCCGCCGCCCTGCTGGACTACGCGCTGGTCGGCAACATCGGGGGCGTCAAGGTCGGCCGCGCCCGCTACACCATGATCTGCCGGGCCGACGGCGGCATCCTCGACGACCTGATCGTCTACCGGCTCGGCGAGACCGAGTACATGGTCGTGGCGAACGCCTCCAACGCCCAGGTCGTGCTGGACGCGCTGACCGAGCGGGCCGACGGGTTCGACGCCGCCGTCCGCGACGACCGGGACGCCTACGCCCTGCTCGCCGTCCAGGGACCCGAGTCCCCCGGCATCCTCAAGCAGCTCACCGACGCCGACCTCGACGGCCTGAAGTACTACGCCGGCCTGCCCGGCACCGTCGCGGGCGTGCCGGCGCTGATCGCGCGCACCGGCTACACCGGCGAGGACGGCTTCGAGCTGTTCGTGAAGCCGGAGCACGCCGTCGCGCTGTGGGAGGCGCTGACCGAGGCGGGCGCCGGCGTCGGCCTGGTCCCGTGCGGGCTGTCCTGCCGGGACACGCTGCGCCTGGAGGCGGGCATGCCGCTGTACGGGAATGAGCTGTCCACGTCCCTCACCCCCTTCGACGCCGGGCTCGGCCGGGTGGTGAAGTTCGAGAAGGAGGGCGACTTCGTGGGGCGCGAGGCGCTGCGCGAGGCGGCCTCCCGCGCTCAGGAGAACCCCCCGCGCGTCCTGGTCGGCCTGGTCGCCGAGGGCCGTCGGGTGCCGCGCGCCGGGTACGCCGTGGTCGCCGGCGGCGAGGTGATCGGCGAGGTCACCTCCGGCGCCCCCTCCCCCACGCTGGGCAAGCCGATCGCGATGGCGTACGTCGACGCCGCGCACGCGGCGCCGGGCACGCCGGGCGTCGGTGTGGACATCCGGGGCACCCACGAGCCGTACGAGGTCGTGGCGCTGCCGTTCTACAAGCGCCAGAAGTAG